GTTTGGGAACTTCCCGTCCGATCCCTCGACGGTTTATGGCAGTGTAACGGAGGGGGTCGTGGAGGACTTTCAAGAGGCACAAGGGTTGCCGGTTAGCGGTATAGCGGATGAAATAACGTTGGCAACCATAAGTGATCTTTTGGACCCACCGTACCAAGACGGGGATACCGGTGAGCATATTGTCAATCTCAAGCAGGATTTAACTACGTTAGGTTTCGGTAACTTTCCGTCCGATCCTTCAACGGTTTATGGAAGTGTGACAGAAGGTGTCGTGGAAGACTTCCAATCCCACTATGGTTTGGATGTAACGGGAGATGCGGATGAAGCGACATTAGCTCAAATGGAGGAAGTCTTTGCTTCGTCGTATCAAGACGGCCATAGTGGGGACTATGTGGTTGAGCTGAAAGAAGATTTAACTGCGTTAGGATTTGGAAGCTTCCCATCGGACCCCTCCACTGCCTACGGCAGTGTGACCGAGGGAGTTGTGAAAGATTTTCAAGAGGCACAAGGGTTGCCGGTTAGCGGTATAGCGGATGAAATAACGTTGGCAACCGTAAGTGATCTTTTGGACCCACCGTACCAAGACGGAGATACCGGTGAGCATATTGTTAAGCTGAAGCAGGATTTAACCGCGTTAGGTTTCGGTAACTTCCCGACGGATCCATCAACAGTTTACGGGAGTGTAACGGAAGGAGTTGTGGAAGATTTTCAATCTTACTATGGTCTGGATGTTACGGGTGTCGCAAACGAGGCGACGATATCCAAAATAGAAGGGGTCTTATCTTCGCCCTACCAAGATGGTGAAAGTGGTGACTACATCGTTGAATTCAAAGAAGAATTAACGATGTTAGGGTTTGGGAACTTCCCGACTGATCCTTCGACTGCCTATGGAAGCGTAACAGAACTGGTTGTGAAGGACTTTCAATCCTATTATGGCTTGGTAACTAACGGCATCGCCGATGAAGTGACGTTAGCAAAAATGGAAAAGATATTATCTTCCCCATATCAAGACGGAAATAGCGGGGACTATGTGGTTGAACTGAAAGAAGATTTAACTGCGTTAGGGTTTGGGAACTTCCCGTCTGATCCTTCGACTGTCTATGGAAGCGTGACAGAAGGGGTTGTGAAAGATTTTCAAGAGGCTCATGGTTTGCCGGTTAGCGGTATTGCAGATGAGATTACCTTGAAAAGAATAGAAAGCCTCCTAGATGGGGAAGAGAGTGTTTTTTATACAGACTACAATTATTCAATTACCGACATGGTTAACACCCAAGCCCACCGCGGCCCTCGAACTGATTCATACAATCAAAGTATTGCTTATGTTTCAAGTAATTACATTGACAGAAATGGAGACCGAGGGACGGTAGAGGCAGGGGTAAATATAAGATTCGAACCTAATACGAGAATGAGTCCTGTTGGAAGGTTAAACCAGGGAGATCACGTTACAATTATCGGAACTGAACAAGATACAAATCAAGGTTCGGATACAACATGGTATGCCATAGAATTTGATCATGGAGAACATTGGCAATTTGCTCAGGCCGCAGATATTGAAAACAATGTCGATCCTAACAATTTTACATTGGATTCAAGTCATCGAGATATGTATCAATTTCTTGTTTTATCGGAGACATCCGGTGTGCCGGTTAGTTATTTGGATAATGAATTAAGAGATAAAGGCAATTTAACGGGTACTGGTAAGGCTTTTAGTAATGCAGCAAATGAGTATAGTATAAATGAATTTTATTTATTATCACACGCTTTACTGGAGACCGGAAACGGTGGCTCGCTATTATCAAGTGGTTCTATCCGTGTAGGCGAGATAAGCAATAATGAATGGGTGACTATTCAACCAAATGGCACCTATATCGCTGAGCAGAATGGAAGTAGTTGGTCAATTGAACAAGTTAATGACTTTGACGAAAGTCAGGCAAATAATATCAGAAGTATATATAATATGTTTGGTATAGGAGCTGTTGACAGTAGCCCTAATGTTCGTGGATCCATACGAGCTTATGAAGAGGGGTGGTTTTCTCCTGAAGAAGCAATTGAAGGAGGAACAAAATTTATTGCAGAATCTTATGTTCATAACCCTACGCATCAGCAGGATACCTTGTACAAAATGAGGTGGAACCCAGATAATCCTGGTACCCATCAATATGCCACCGATATAGGATGGGCTTATAAACAAACAAGTAACATTTACAGCTATTATCAGGAGATAGAATCTCTAAGAAAAACATTTGATGTTCCAAGATATAATTAAGCAGGAAGATCAGGATTTAAGATGTGCTGAAATATTGTATATTAAGTGGAAAAGGAGAATTTCGTTTATCATGAAATTACGTAAAAAATCGATACGTAGGACTTTTGCAAGCTTTCTAGCAACCGTATTAATAGTAGGCACCAGTCTTCCTGTATCAGCGGTAGAAGAAATAGCGGAAGGTGCCAATGAATCAGAGAATAAGGATTTAATTGACGTAGAGCCAAACGTTTTCAATGACAGTTCGGAAGAGGTCTTGATCTCTTCCGAACTGGAAGAAAACAAGGATCAAATAGGTCTATATCTCCGAGATTATGAAATGGAGGAACCGCTCGGGATCATTGAAGAATTCGATGACGTTGATGGAGATCTTCATGAATACCAATGGGACTTAACGGTCGAGGGTCTAGACCGGAAAGAAACGAAGGACATTGAAGACGGCCAATATTACATAGAGATTATTGTACAGGACGATACGCAAGAACCTTTATACCAGAGAGAAGAAATCTTGGTACACAGTGACAATGCGAAGATTCAATTAGATGAAGTCAATGAAGATGGCATTTATCTAACCGAAGATAATATCATCCAAGGACAAATCGATTCTTCTCTATCAGAATATGAAATCATTGAAGAAGCGCCAGACGTTGAGTACAGGTTGGAACAGCAGGAAGAGATCTATCAAGAGGATGCGGTGACTCTCGATGAAGATGGAGGGTTTCAAATCAATGATGCGCTCGAAGAAGGAACGAGCACATTGACCATCGAAGTCACGGATGTTGCTGGTAATGAAACCGTTGAACAAATTGAAATTGAATTACTGGAAGAAGAAGTACGAGAAGAGCGAAGCGAAGATAAGGTCAAAGAAGAAGATCAAGCAGAAGAAAGCGAAGACAATAACCAAGAAAATAAAGAAGAAACCGATGAAGTAGACGAGCCGCGAACCATGCAAAGTATTGAGGTTAGCTATCAGGACGGAGATAATGGTGAGCATGTTTATGAGCTCAAGCAGGATTTAACCGCGTTAGGGTTTGGAAACTTTCCGTCCGATCCTTCAATGGCTTATGGAAGTGTGACGGAAGGAGTTGTTGAAGACTTTCAAGCCCACTATGATCTGGGTGTGACCGGGGTTGCGGATGAAGTAACATTAGCCAAAATCGAGAAAATTCTCTCCTCCCCGTATCAAGACGGATATAGTGGTGACTATGTGGTTGAGCTGAAAGAAGATTTAACCGCATTAGGATATGGCAGCTTCCCATCGGACCCCTCCACTGTCTATGGGAGTGTAACCGAGGGAGTTGTGAAAGATTTTCAAGAGGCACAAGGTTTGCCGGTTAGCGGTATAGCGGATGAAATAACGTTGGCAATCATAAGTGATCTTTTGGACCCACCGTACCAAGACGGGGATACCGGTGAGCATATTGTCAATCTCAAGCAGGATTTAACCGCGTTAGGTTTCGGTAACTTCCCGTCCAATCCTTCAACGGTTTACGGAAGTGTGACAGAAGGTGTCGTGGAAGACTTTCAATCTTACTATGACCTTGATGTGACAGGGAACGTAGATGAAGCGACCCTGGAACAAATGGAAGATGTCCTTGCTTCATCGTATCAAGACGGCCATAGTGGCGATTATGTGGTTGAACTCAAAGAAGATTTAACGATGTTAGGATATGGCAGCTTTCCATCGGACCCCTCCACTGTCTATGGGAGTGTAACCGAGGGAGTTGTGAAGGATTTCCAAGAGGCACAAGGATTGCCGGTGAGTGGCATCGCGGATGAAGAAACACTGGCGACCATCAACGATCTTCTGTCGCCGCCACACCAAGACGGAGATCAAGGCGAGCATATTGTCGATCTTAAGCAGGATTTAACCGCGTTAGGATTTGGCAACTTTCCATCGGACCCATCGATTTATTATGGAAGTGTAACTGAAGGCGTTGTGGAGGACTTTCAATCTTACTATGACCTTGATGTGACAGGGAACGTAGATGAAGCGACCCTGGAACAAATGGAAGATGTCCTTGCTTCATCGTATCAAGACGGCCATAGTGGCGATTATGTGGTTGAACTCAAAGAAGATTTAACGATGTTAGGATATGGCAGCTTTCCATCGGACCCCTCCACTGTCTATGGGAGTGTAACCGAGGGAGTTGTGAAGGATTTCCAAGAGGCACAAGGATTGCCGGTGAGTGGCATCGCGGATGAAGAAACACTGGCGACCATCAACGATCTTTTCGATCCTCCGCACCAAGATGGAGATCAAGGCGAGCATATTGTCGATCTTAAGCAGGATTTAACCGCGTTAGGATTTGGCAACTTTCCATCGGACCCATCGATTTATTATGGAAGTGTAACTGAAGGCGTTGTGGAGGACTTTCAATCCTACTATGACCTTGATGTGACGGGAGATGCGGATGAAGCGACATTAGATCAAATGGAGGAAGTCTTTGCTTCGTCGTATCAAGACGGCCATAGTGGGGACTATGTGGTTGAGCTGAAAGAAGATTTAACCGCGTTAGGGTTTGGGAACTTCCCGTCCGATCCCTCGACGGTTTATGGCAGTGTAACGGAGGGGGTTGTAAAAGATTTTCAAGCTTATTATGGGTTAGTGACAAATGGCATGGTCGATGAAATAACGTTGTCGAAACTAGAAGAGATTTTAGGTTCACCTTATCAAGATGGTGAGAGCGGCGATTATGTCGTTGGACTCAAAGAAGATTTAACGAAGCTAGGATTTGGCAACTTTCCATCTAGCCCCTCTACGGCCTATGGGCCTGTAACAGAAGGAGTGGTGAAAGACTTCCAATCAGCCTACGGCTTACCGGTTAGTGGTATAGCGGACGAAGTGACTTTGGCGACGCTGTCTGAAACACTTGAAAATATGAACGAAATCAAAATCTTCATCGACCCCGGTCACGGTGCTCACGACTCAGGCGGTACTGGCAATGGCCTACAGGAAAAAAATGTTGCGCTTGACATATCGCTTCATGCAGCCGAGGTATTGGAAGATGAATACTTAGGCGTTGACGTGATGATGTCAAGAACAACGGACGAGTTCATTGAACTGGAAGATAGGGCAGCCATGGCAAATGATTGGGGCGCTGATTATTTCGTTAGCGTGCACAATAATGCCTTCAACGGCCTAGCAAGTGGATTTGAAAGCTATATTTATAATGGCAATGTGTCAAGTACAACCATAGAAAAACAAGAAGAAGTCCATCAGTATATTGCTAATGAGTTAGATGCAACGGATCGAGGTGCGCAAACGGCAAACTTTAGCGTGTTGCGCAATACGTCCATGTCAGCGATCCTTTTAGAGTTGTTGTTTATCGACAACGCTGTGGATGCAGAAACGTTAGGAAGTGCTGAAGGTAGAGCTGAATTGGGTCATATTACGGCAGACGCCATTGCCCATGCGTGGGACTTAGAAAGAAGATAGCAACTTATATGTGACTCCGGTTCATCACCGGAGTCCTTTCGATGCAATAAAGGCCAAGAGGCCCATATCGATAAAATTACATATTTCCACCATAACCATCCATTCAATTTCCAAGCTTCCGGGTAATTGCCGTGTAGGACAATGTTTATTTTTCATTTGATTATTAAAATATTCATATGGCGGTCACAAATTGTCATCACCTTGTAGATTTCGTGCAGAATTTGCAGTTTTCTTTTACATGTATTTTTGGTATGGTATACATGCATAATCAATGGTTCGTCTGTTTAATATTAAGGACTAATGAATGGATATGCTTTCGTTATCTTTAAATACAGGAATTTATTTACAGTATCTAGTGGGAGAGGTACGAATGCCGGATAACAGTGAATCGCGAAATCATAAATTTATTATCATATTGATTGACCTCTTCGTTATTTTGGCAGCCTATATTGGCGCATTTTATATACGTTACGGAGGCTTTCCGGCGGAGAACTGGTCATCGTTTGTGGCGTTGTTGCCTTGGATCTTGTTGATCGGTTTATTCTTTATTTCCGTATATGAACTGTATGCGCTGAGCCGTAAAAATACGATTTGGGATGTGCTATTGAAGATACTGATTGCCGTGTCTTTTATGGCTTTCTTAACGATGGCAGCTTCTTACTTGTTTAGAGAGTTTGCCCTTCCCCGTTCCATTATATTAATTGCCAGTATCTTCACCGTTTTATTCATGGTTTTTTGGAAATCATTATATTTAAAGTTCATTCGGCGCAATGTCGTCGGGAAGGTTCTTTTAATCGGGGATGGCGAAGAAGCGCAAAAAATGATGTCGAAAGTCAAGCATCCGATGTTGCAAGGAACATCCGTCAAACACATCGAAGCCGACACGCCGATTAGCCTCGTGACGTCGTTCTTTCGGCAAGTGGATTACGTGCTTTTATGTCCGAACATCAGCAAAGAGCAAAAATCACAAATCATTTATCACGCGATGGAATGCAACAAAGTCGTTTATGTCATTCCGACGCTGTATGAACTGCTCATGCAACGGTCGCAGGTGACGCCGCTTGAAGATACGTTGGCCATGTCGGTAAAACCATTCGGGTTGACGTGGGATGAAAAGCTGATCAAACGAACGTTTGATATCCTCGCTTCCGGATCGATTTTGTTGCTCGCTTCGCCTTTGTTGCTTTTGGTAACATTAGGCATTAAACTCGAGAGTCCAAAGGGCAGCATCATCTATAAGCAGGAGCGGCTCGGACAGAACGACCAGGCCTTTACGATCTACAAATTCCGTTCCATGATTGAAGGGGCGGAAAACGGTACCGGACCCATGTTGTCGCCAGAAAACGATAACCGGATTACAAAATTCGGGAAAATCATTCGCGCCACGCGGTTAGATGAGCTTCCGCAAGTGTTTAACGTGTTAAAAGGGGACATGTCCTTAGTCGGTCCGCGTCCGGAACGTGAATTTTTCATCAAACAGCTTTCCGAACAGTATTATCACTACAGTTATCGCAATACCGTAAAACCGGGGATCACCGGGTATGCCCAGATTATGGGGAAATACAGCACGGAAGCGGTCGATAAATTACGATTTGATCTGTATTATATCCGGAATTACAGTTTTTGGTTAGATATCATTATTCTGCTCAAAACGTTCGCTGTTGTATTCGACATGTCTAAAACAGAAGGCACGACGGAAAAAAAAAGTACGTCGTCTATGGAGAAAAAAAGCAAAGCAACCTTTGATAACCAATAGCAGCAATATAAGGCTCGAAAAAGAGGATAGGCATATGCAAAAAATACTTGTCACAGGCGGAGCAGGTTTTATTGGCTCGCACGTCGTCGATGCACTCGTTGAACAGGGGAAATCGGTACTTATTGCCGACAATTTGAGTACCGGGAAAAATGCACATGTGAACCCAAGCGAAAACACGTATTTTTTTGATGTGGACATCACAAAACGGGACAGGCTGGAACAAATCTTCCGGCAACACTCCGACATTGACGGGGTCATCCATCTGGCTGCACAAAGCAAAGCAAGCCCTTCCCTGGATGCGCCGGAGCACGATGCAAACATCAACATTCACGGCACCGTGAACGTGTTGGAATTAACGAAGGCTTATGAGGTAAAAAATTTCATTTATGCGTCGTCCGCAGCGGTGTACGGTGATCAACAAACGTTGCCGATCGCTGAAGATGTAGCGGTGGAACCACTGTCTCCGTACGGCGTGTCCAAACAAGCCGGTGAAGAATACGTGAAAGCTTATCGGCGGTTGTACGATATCGATGCACGGGTTTTGCGGTTTGCCAACGTGTATGGACCGAGACAAAGCGTCGACACGGAAGCCGGGGTCATTACCATTTTTGTTGAACAGTTATTGAATGGCGAGCAACCCGGCATATATGGCGACGGAAAACAAACAAGGGATTTTATCTACGTGACAGACGTGGC
The Salicibibacter kimchii DNA segment above includes these coding regions:
- a CDS encoding peptidoglycan-binding protein; this translates as MKLRKKSIRRTFASFLATVLIVGTSLPVSAVEEIAEGANESENKDLIDVEPNVFNDSSEEVLISSELEENKDQIGLYLRDYEMEEPLGIIEEFDDVDGDLHEYQWDLTVEGLDRKETKDIEDGQYYIEIIVQDDTQEPLYQREEILVHSDNAKIQLDEVNEDGIYLTEDNIIQGQIDSSLSEYEIIEEAPDVEYRLEQQEEIYQEDAVTLDEDGGFQINDALEEGTSTLTIEVTDVAGNETVEQIEIELLEEEVREERSEDKVKEEDQAEESEDNNQENKEETDEVDEPRTMQSIEVSYQDGDNGEHVYELKQDLTALGFGNFPSDPSMAYGSVTEGVVEDFQAHYDLGVTGVADEVTLAKIEKILSSPYQDGYSGDYVVELKEDLTALGYGSFPSDPSTVYGSVTEGVVKDFQEAQGLPVSGIADEITLAIISDLLDPPYQDGDTGEHIVNLKQDLTALGFGNFPSNPSTVYGSVTEGVVEDFQSYYDLDVTGNVDEATLEQMEDVLASSYQDGHSGDYVVELKEDLTMLGYGSFPSDPSTVYGSVTEGVVKDFQEAQGLPVSGIADEETLATINDLLSPPHQDGDQGEHIVDLKQDLTALGFGNFPSDPSIYYGSVTEGVVEDFQSYYDLDVTGNVDEATLEQMEDVLASSYQDGHSGDYVVELKEDLTMLGYGSFPSDPSTVYGSVTEGVVKDFQEAQGLPVSGIADEETLATINDLFDPPHQDGDQGEHIVDLKQDLTALGFGNFPSDPSIYYGSVTEGVVEDFQSYYDLDVTGDADEATLDQMEEVFASSYQDGHSGDYVVELKEDLTALGFGNFPSDPSTVYGSVTEGVVKDFQAYYGLVTNGMVDEITLSKLEEILGSPYQDGESGDYVVGLKEDLTKLGFGNFPSSPSTAYGPVTEGVVKDFQSAYGLPVSGIADEVTLATLSETLENMNEIKIFIDPGHGAHDSGGTGNGLQEKNVALDISLHAAEVLEDEYLGVDVMMSRTTDEFIELEDRAAMANDWGADYFVSVHNNAFNGLASGFESYIYNGNVSSTTIEKQEEVHQYIANELDATDRGAQTANFSVLRNTSMSAILLELLFIDNAVDAETLGSAEGRAELGHITADAIAHAWDLERR
- a CDS encoding sugar transferase — its product is MPDNSESRNHKFIIILIDLFVILAAYIGAFYIRYGGFPAENWSSFVALLPWILLIGLFFISVYELYALSRKNTIWDVLLKILIAVSFMAFLTMAASYLFREFALPRSIILIASIFTVLFMVFWKSLYLKFIRRNVVGKVLLIGDGEEAQKMMSKVKHPMLQGTSVKHIEADTPISLVTSFFRQVDYVLLCPNISKEQKSQIIYHAMECNKVVYVIPTLYELLMQRSQVTPLEDTLAMSVKPFGLTWDEKLIKRTFDILASGSILLLASPLLLLVTLGIKLESPKGSIIYKQERLGQNDQAFTIYKFRSMIEGAENGTGPMLSPENDNRITKFGKIIRATRLDELPQVFNVLKGDMSLVGPRPEREFFIKQLSEQYYHYSYRNTVKPGITGYAQIMGKYSTEAVDKLRFDLYYIRNYSFWLDIIILLKTFAVVFDMSKTEGTTEKKSTSSMEKKSKATFDNQ
- a CDS encoding SDR family NAD(P)-dependent oxidoreductase; the encoded protein is MQKILVTGGAGFIGSHVVDALVEQGKSVLIADNLSTGKNAHVNPSENTYFFDVDITKRDRLEQIFRQHSDIDGVIHLAAQSKASPSLDAPEHDANINIHGTVNVLELTKAYEVKNFIYASSAAVYGDQQTLPIAEDVAVEPLSPYGVSKQAGEEYVKAYRRLYDIDARVLRFANVYGPRQSVDTEAGVITIFVEQLLNGEQPGIYGDGKQTRDFIYVTDVASAILHCLFEEPSEPEESSPVYNVGTGQETSVEELLRELCAVMDQRYRPLYMEKRPGDIEKSYLDNRKLRANYAWEPETSLADGLTATIAHAKRSDASYEKIDS